The nucleotide sequence ACTCGATTTAAAGAAATATTCGACGAAGCGACTGTCGCAGAATTACTTTGAAATTGATTTACAACAGAGGTTTGAATTAAGCCTTTTACCAAAATTTTTATCACATCTAACTTTAATTTGCTTACGAATGTCATTAGATCTTAGCCGCCCGATTTATATGGATAATAATGCCACTACGCCAATGGACCCGCGTGTCTTAGAGGCAATGATGCCATACTTTACCGATAAATTCGGAAACGCCGCCTCACGAAATCACGCTTTTGGTTGGGAAGCAGAAGAAGCCGTTGAACTTGCACGCGAACAAGTTGCAAAAGCTATCGGTGCCGATGCTAAAGAAATTGTGTTCACCAGCGGTGCAACGGAATCGGATAATATTGCCATCAAAGGCGCTGTTGAAATGTATGCCGAAAAGGGCAATCATATTATCACCTTGCTTTCTGAACACAAGGCCGTCCTTGATACTTGCCGCCGTTTAGAGCGTGAAGGCAAAGCCACCGTGACTTATCTTGCGCCACAGCCCGATGGCATTGTGAATCTTGATGAACTCGCCGCAGCCTTTACAGATAAAACCATACTCGTGGCAATTATGATGGCTAATAATGAGATTGGGGTCATTCAACCGATGGCGAAAATCGGCGAATTATGCCGTAGCAAAGGCGTGCTCTTTTTCACCGACGCCGTTCAATCGGTTGGTAAAGTTCCGATTGATGTCAACGCAATGAAAATTGATATTCTTGCAATTTCAGGTCATAAAATTTACGGTCCTAAAGGCATTGGTGCTTTGTATGTTCGCCGCAAGAACCCTCGCGTAAAACTTAATGGCGTCATTGATGGCGGCGGACAGGAGCGCGGAATGCGCAGCGGCACGCTTAATGTTCCGGGAATCGTTGGCTTGGGCAAAGCCCTTGAACTTGCTCTTGAAGAAATGCCGGATGAAATCAAGCGCCTCACCTACCTGCGCGACAAGTTACGAGACGGCGTGATGTCTCAATTGGAAGATGTCTATGTGAATGGCTCGATGGAAAGCCGATTGCCGGGTAACATTAATATGAGCTACGCTTATGTTGAGGGAGAAGGGCTTTTAATGGGCTTAAAAGGGCTTGCGGTTTCGAGTGGAAGTGCTTGCACAAGCGCTTCGTTAGAGCCTTCACATGTGCTTAAAGCATTAGGTGTTGGCGATGAGCTTGCTCATTCCTCAATTCGTTATGGCTTAGGTCGCTTCACTACAGAAGAGGAAGTTGATTACGCAATCAAAATTTCCGTAGAAGCGGTGAACCGCCTGCGCGAAATGTCACCGCTCTATGAAATGGCGAAGGCCGGAATCGACTTGAAATCGGTGCAATGGAATCATCACTAATAAAGACTTTTTTAACTCTTAACTCTTAACTTTTAACTCTTAATTATTAATTTTTATGGCTTACTCAGAAAAGGTTATCGATCATTACAATAACCCACGCAATGTGGGCAGTTTAGATAATAAAGACGAAGCGGTTGGCACAGGTCTGGTGGGTGCACCCGAATGCGGGGATGTCATGAAGCTTCAAATCAAAGTCAACGAAGAAACAGGCATTATTGAAGATGCCAAGTTTAAGACTTTCGGATGTGGCTCGGCTATTGCCTCTTCCTCACTAGCCACCGAGATGCTCAAAGGAAAATCGATAGAAGAAGCAGCGACGATTAAGAACACTACGATTGTTCAAGAATTGAATCTTCCGCCGGTCAAAATTCATTGCTCCGTGCTTGCTGAAGATGCCATTAAAGCGGCTGTCGAAGACTTCCGAAAGAAGCAAGAGGTCAAGCGTCAAAAGGCTCAAGAGGCTTTGGCCAATGCTTAATAAAGTTTTAGAAAATGACTTTTTTGAATCAATTCTTTTCTCTGATTCTATTGGTTAGAGTATAAAGAGAATGAAAGGAGATTAATATGATTACCGTATCTGAAAATGCATTAGCGCATGTCACGCGCTTGAAGTCTCAACAGAATCTTGGAGATGATTACGGACTTCGTGTCAGTGTAAAGGGTGGAGGTTGCTCCGGTCTTTCTTATGGGCTTGATTTTGAAAATGAAGAGAAGAAGGGCGATCAGATTTTTGAAGACAAGGGTGTCAAGCTCTTTGTTGATA is from Chloroherpetonaceae bacterium and encodes:
- a CDS encoding IscS subfamily cysteine desulfurase — protein: MSLDLSRPIYMDNNATTPMDPRVLEAMMPYFTDKFGNAASRNHAFGWEAEEAVELAREQVAKAIGADAKEIVFTSGATESDNIAIKGAVEMYAEKGNHIITLLSEHKAVLDTCRRLEREGKATVTYLAPQPDGIVNLDELAAAFTDKTILVAIMMANNEIGVIQPMAKIGELCRSKGVLFFTDAVQSVGKVPIDVNAMKIDILAISGHKIYGPKGIGALYVRRKNPRVKLNGVIDGGGQERGMRSGTLNVPGIVGLGKALELALEEMPDEIKRLTYLRDKLRDGVMSQLEDVYVNGSMESRLPGNINMSYAYVEGEGLLMGLKGLAVSSGSACTSASLEPSHVLKALGVGDELAHSSIRYGLGRFTTEEEVDYAIKISVEAVNRLREMSPLYEMAKAGIDLKSVQWNHH
- the iscU gene encoding Fe-S cluster assembly scaffold IscU, with the protein product MAYSEKVIDHYNNPRNVGSLDNKDEAVGTGLVGAPECGDVMKLQIKVNEETGIIEDAKFKTFGCGSAIASSSLATEMLKGKSIEEAATIKNTTIVQELNLPPVKIHCSVLAEDAIKAAVEDFRKKQEVKRQKAQEALANA
- a CDS encoding iron-sulfur cluster assembly accessory protein is translated as MITVSENALAHVTRLKSQQNLGDDYGLRVSVKGGGCSGLSYGLDFENEEKKGDQIFEDKGVKLFVDMKSFLYLAGTQLDFSDGLNGKGFHFVNPNAARSCGCGESFSV